Proteins co-encoded in one Podospora pseudoanserina strain CBS 124.78 chromosome 7 map unlocalized CBS124.78p_7, whole genome shotgun sequence genomic window:
- a CDS encoding uncharacterized protein (EggNog:ENOG503P2IJ), with protein sequence MSTTTQTHSQKLQAASQSIYPASPSPYHLRKSPTMSIAQTYFLAHKARAKLSSEAARPDHNLRLLVGHANLLDSLMLDLADAEREQESWFNQSVRGATQSPPPSTNNRHIQWADHMEEPQHDWRAEDADSDSDDSDCSYDEDEDDLDSDEDVEMADAVVALRRIPSHASMLPPKGYNYRDEEEEDYDMEDDDEDYTQLALQRTSSHSAPSSPPELLDDSDSTTDDESSMPPSPPTTTLPAFDDKKSTTIQSATGHGDKDAFYEEGFYLPPRNPARISIY encoded by the coding sequence ATGTCTacaacaacccaaacacACTCTCAAAAGCTCCAGGCAGCTTCGCAATCAATCTACCCagcttcaccatcaccatacCACCTCAGAAAGAGTCCCACCATGTCGATTGCCCAGACGTACTTCCTCGCCCACAAGGCAAGGGCCAAGCTCTCCTCGGAAGCCGCCCGCCCTGATCACAACCTCCGCCTGCTCGTCGGACACGCCAACCTGCTCGACTCCCTCATGCTAGATCTCGCCGATGCCGAGAGGGAACAAGAATCGTGGTTCAACCAATCCGTCCGTGGCGCCACCCagagcccaccaccatccaccaacaaccgccaCATCCAATGGGCCGACCACATGGAAGAGCCCCAGCACGACTGGAGAGCCGAGGACGCCGACTCTGATTCCGACGACTCGGACTGCAGctacgacgaggacgaggatgacctcGACTCGGACGAGGACGTTGAGATGGCTGACGCGGTCGTCGCCCTCAGGAGGATACCTTCCCACGCCAGCATGCTCCCACCAAAGGGCTACAACTAccgagacgaagaagaggaggactaCGACatggaagacgacgacgaggactaCACCCAGCTCGCCCTCCAGAGAACATCTTCTCACTCtgcaccatcctccccacccgaGCTCCTCGACGATTCCgactccaccaccgacgacgagTCGTCCatgccaccatcaccaccaaccactaCGCTACCCGCTTTTgacgacaagaagagcaCAACGATACAAAGTGCGACGGGGCACGGGGACAAGGACGCCTTTTATGAGGAAGGGTTCTATCTCCCGCCGAGAAACCCGGCGAGGATATCGATCTACTAG
- the CAF17 gene encoding ccr4 associated factor (BUSCO:EOG092620V3; COG:K; EggNog:ENOG503NVKT) yields the protein MQPVVRRRIAIAAGSLPSTTTTARVFSSSSRPSYSPPPLSRPKQIPLSLPRQLRPFSTSPLLRQEATSETTRVDNGLPHSGISPLPSRSLISLSGPDAAKFLRGILTNELPTTPSTLTYAAFLSAQGRILNDVFIYLDPRSTSSPPDSFLIEVSTLEAATLVKHLKRYKLRSKCAIALLPQEEASVIAVWGSPDSIPAQSESLRYCPDPRVPSWQRGLVFGGGSGLEGVEMQPEEVYTLLRYANGVAEGQEEIVRDGGLPHESNLDLLGGVDFRKGCYVGQELTIRTEHRGVVRKRILPAMLYPSSASSPPTSLRYEEGDLAGRIQAGSNVTRVGARGRPAGKWLGGRGNLGLVLGRLEMMTDLKLPGEAAVGAGMGFKEGDEFEVEVKGEEGEKVRVKAFVPGWLREKLDEKMEKKGRRH from the coding sequence ATGCAGCCTGTCGTAAGAAGGAGGATAGCAATCGCTGCCGGTAGCCTGccgagcaccaccaccactgcaaGGGttttttcatcatcatcccggCCAAGttactcaccaccaccactatcACGACCAAAACAAATACCCCTTTCTCTACCCCGGCAACTccgccccttttccacctctcccctcctccgtcaaGAAGCCACCTCCGAAACAACAAGGGTAGACAATGGCCTCCCCCACTCAggcatctcccccctcccctccagaTCATTAATCTCCCTCTCCGGCCCAGACGCCGCCAAGTTCTTAAGAGGAATCCTCACCAACGagctccccaccaccccctcaaccctAACCTACGCCGCGTTTTTGTCTGCTCAAGGCAGGATCCTAAACGACGTCTTCATCTACCTCGACCCGaggtcaacctcctcaccaccagatAGCTTCCTCATCGAGGTCTCCACCCTCGAAGCAGCAACGCTAGTCAAGCATCTGAAGCGGTATAAACTCCGCTCTAAATGCGCCATCGCCCTTCTCCCACAGGAAGAGGCGAGCGTGATTGCTGTTTGGGGGAGTCCGGATTCTATCCCGGCTCAAAGTGAGAGTTTACGCTACTGCCCCGACCCGAGGGTTCCATCCTGGCAAAGGGGTTtagtttttgggggtgggagtggattggaaggggttgagatGCAACCGGAGGAGGTCTACACTCTGTTGCGGTACGCGAATGGTGTGGCggaggggcaggaggagattgtgagggatgggggtttgccTCACGAGTCGAATCTGGATTTGctggggggggttgattttAGGAAGGGGTGCTATGTTGGGCAGGAGTTGACTATTAGGACGGAGCataggggggtggtgaggaagaggatttTGCCTGCCATGCTCTATCCTTCCTCTGCGTCCTCCCCACCGACATCACTGCGGTATGAAGAGGGGGATCTTGCGGGGAGGATTCAGGCGGGGAGTAATGTTACGAGAGTGGGCGCGAGGGGGAGACCAGCGGGGAAgtggcttggggggagggggaatttggggttggtgttggggaggttggagatgatgactGATTTGAAGCTGccgggggaggcggcggtgggggcggggatggggtttaaggagggggatgagtttgaggttgaggttaagggggaggaaggggagaaggtgagggttAAGGCTTTTGTGccggggtggttgagggagaagttggatgagaagatggagaagaaggggaggagacattga
- a CDS encoding uncharacterized protein (COG:O; EggNog:ENOG503P4DX), with protein MADQDLLLFARESASRSDDLYALLSLDATATDQDVRRAFRKKALTAHPDKAGDNYDPALYERLERTRDVLLNPEAKEVYNNGMKAVLEKKRQREQMGAKRRQLVEELERREEEAKRQKTDGEGDGGRDKVRDMAARGRRKMEELRRKREEAEERERAVREREEAEQQQQKQEEKAEEKDYDGEIAELERRLAEKQRLKAEKKKAKRKEETKNEDQATSSSLPSDTIRKEKDMADRGDKVSAATTTTTTTNANSDAGPTGQPGNKFASTMARLRAAQAKKDEEKRRREEEEAKAAAAS; from the coding sequence atggCAGACcaagacctcctcctcttcgcccgCGAATCCGCCTCCCGCTCCGACGACCTCtacgccctcctctccctcgacgCCACAGCCACCGACCAGGACGTCCGCCGCGCCTTTCGCAAAAAAGCCCTAACCGCGCACCCCGACAAGGCGGGCGACAACTACGACCCCGCGTTGTACGAGCGGCTGGAGCGCACGAGGGAtgtcctcctcaaccctgAGGCCAAAGAAGTCTACAACAATGGGATGAAAGCCGTTCTTGAAAAGAAACGACAGAGGGAGCAGATGGGCGCGAAGAGGAGGCAGTTggttgaggagctggagcgtagggaggaggaggcgaaacGGCAGAAgacggatggggagggggatggcgggAGGGACAAGGTAAGGGATATGGCTGCGcgggggaggcggaagatggaggagttgagacggaagagggaggaggccgaggagcgggagagggCTGttagggagagggaggaggcggaacaacaacagcaaaagcaggaggagaaggcggaggaAAAGGATTATGATGGGGAGATTgccgagctggagaggagacTGGCCGAGAAGCAGAGGTtaaaggcggagaagaaaaaggccaagaggaaggaggagaccaAGAATGAGGACCaggcaacatcatcatcactcccTTCTGACACCAtcaggaaagaaaaggatATGGCTGACCGTGGTGACAAGGTCTCGGctgcgacgacgacgacaaccacgACAAATGCGAATAGTGATGCTGGGCCGACGGGGCAGCCGGGGAACAAGTTTGCTTCTACTATGGCGAGACTGAGGGCTGCACaggcgaagaaggatgaggagaagagaaggagagaggaggaggaggcgaaggcAGCCGCTGCTTCGTAG